In a genomic window of Sporosarcina trichiuri:
- a CDS encoding carbohydrate ABC transporter permease, translated as MIAVKDRIRAEPKSRRRFPVLLEGLIYLLPSILLFSVFLFYPMFKTIYLSLFLTDAQGQAQVFVGLEHYSQLLGSPTFRASLKATVLFVLYTVPAGVILALGLALLANQKLKGIGFFRTIFSSTMGMSVAASSVIWLFMYNPAIGIANTIMKTIGLSEMQWLLNPDTALLSVAIPTIWMNTGFSFLILLGGLHNIDASLYESSRIAGVSDFYSLRKITLPLLSPTLLFIVTISLINSFQTFGQIDILTKGGPMESTNVIVYSIFKDAFVNFNIGSASAQAVILFAFILVVTILQFKWSEKKVHYQ; from the coding sequence ATGATTGCAGTGAAAGACCGGATCCGTGCCGAACCGAAAAGCAGACGGCGGTTCCCCGTACTGTTGGAAGGTCTGATTTACTTGCTGCCGTCGATCTTGCTGTTTTCGGTCTTCCTGTTCTATCCGATGTTCAAGACCATCTATCTGAGCTTGTTCCTGACGGATGCTCAAGGCCAGGCGCAAGTGTTCGTCGGCTTGGAGCATTACAGTCAGCTGCTCGGCTCTCCGACTTTCAGGGCCAGTTTGAAGGCGACCGTCCTGTTCGTGCTGTACACCGTGCCGGCCGGTGTGATCCTGGCACTCGGCCTGGCGCTGCTGGCGAACCAGAAGCTGAAGGGCATCGGCTTTTTCCGGACCATCTTCTCGTCCACGATGGGCATGAGTGTCGCCGCATCATCTGTCATCTGGCTGTTCATGTATAACCCGGCCATCGGCATTGCCAATACCATCATGAAGACAATCGGGCTTTCGGAAATGCAATGGCTGCTCAACCCGGATACCGCACTGCTGTCGGTGGCGATTCCGACCATCTGGATGAACACCGGCTTCAGCTTCCTGATCCTGCTCGGAGGGCTCCACAATATCGATGCAAGCCTGTATGAGAGCAGCCGGATCGCGGGTGTCAGCGATTTTTATTCGCTGCGTAAAATCACGCTGCCGCTGCTGTCGCCGACCTTGCTGTTCATCGTCACCATCTCGCTGATCAACTCGTTCCAGACATTCGGCCAGATTGATATCTTAACGAAAGGCGGACCGATGGAATCGACGAATGTCATCGTCTACTCCATCTTCAAAGACGCGTTTGTCAACTTCAACATCGGTTCAGCCAGTGCCCAGGCGGTCATCCTATTCGCCTTCATATTGGTCGTCACGATTTTGCAGTTCAAGTGGAGCGAAAAGAAGGTGCACTATCAATGA
- a CDS encoding DNA sulfur modification protein DndB — protein sequence MTDTVYSKKQGIAVYRLDELIDRLEDERIETRHETNPQITLIRRYMLDNLASGQVYFPPLVARVPEGALADGRPDRFAVIDGTQRLRAMGQLRPFITRLIGSDVPGDHAKGYLMNKMLDKIYISVQLFEGFTDEEADQLYIDLNTKGKKVSLSKRIAYDSRNELNKITNLLVRTHKGLQTAGIEQEKLSIHRPRNVKLVSLSQLRRLVGYFMTGQGVNAKPSMQQETVVNAEEYLDVIGHWLDELFALHPAVSIGNYEVSMLANYSLLAAVAEYAYEGLHDAFPIQKKDVISERMRRLGHVDWNSKHPQWLEFTGAERKGLYFLDTSKANYSELLNWLRLKGGE from the coding sequence TTGACGGATACAGTGTATTCAAAGAAGCAGGGGATTGCAGTCTATCGGTTGGATGAGTTGATCGATCGGCTGGAGGATGAGCGGATCGAAACCCGGCACGAGACGAATCCGCAGATTACATTGATCCGCCGATATATGCTGGATAATTTGGCGAGTGGCCAAGTGTATTTTCCGCCGCTTGTCGCCCGGGTACCGGAAGGGGCCTTGGCAGACGGACGGCCGGATCGGTTTGCGGTAATCGATGGTACACAGCGGCTGAGGGCTATGGGGCAATTGCGCCCATTCATCACCCGCCTGATCGGCAGTGATGTACCAGGGGATCACGCCAAGGGCTATCTGATGAATAAGATGCTCGATAAGATCTACATATCCGTCCAGCTGTTCGAGGGATTCACTGATGAGGAGGCCGACCAGCTGTATATCGACCTGAACACGAAGGGGAAAAAGGTCTCTCTTTCGAAGCGCATTGCGTATGACTCGCGAAACGAGCTCAACAAGATCACGAACTTGCTTGTACGAACACATAAGGGACTCCAAACAGCAGGGATCGAGCAGGAAAAGCTTTCGATCCATCGGCCTCGGAACGTGAAGCTGGTGTCCTTGTCACAACTGCGGCGTCTCGTCGGCTACTTCATGACCGGTCAAGGGGTGAATGCCAAGCCGTCCATGCAGCAGGAGACGGTGGTGAATGCGGAAGAGTATCTGGATGTGATCGGTCATTGGCTCGATGAACTCTTCGCGCTGCACCCGGCCGTTTCGATCGGGAACTACGAAGTGTCCATGCTGGCGAACTATTCGCTGCTTGCAGCTGTCGCGGAGTATGCATATGAGGGCCTCCATGATGCGTTTCCCATACAGAAGAAAGACGTGATCTCGGAGCGGATGCGGCGGCTCGGTCACGTGGATTGGAATTCCAAGCATCCTCAGTGGCTGGAGTTTACAGGCGCGGAACGGAAAGGGCTGTACTTCCTTGATACGTCCAAAGCGAACTACTCGGAGCTCCTCAACTGGCTCCGGCTGAAGGGAGGTGAGTGA
- a CDS encoding alpha/beta fold hydrolase, whose translation MNRGKKPVIWLIVSVVLILIGSVAASRFNNSGGDVDVSRIYFDTPRGELSGLLYKPDGADQTPRPTLVATHGYLNSGEMQDAQAIEMSKRGYVVLALDQYDHGHSTGTMEKPVPFFSFWPHAIYDAVQYMYDQEYVLKDADGNGIIAVSGHSMGGFSSTNAVVLDEADFAESGVRKIYASLTMGSDYQWLKTMGLTDEDINKAYGPRPSGKVAGQYDEFFFNADDAVPGQSVVKKDYVATAEGKGFLGNPEKAEAGEVYDVDGGKRVIYQPNETHPWNHFSKESTGDAIGFYDMAFAEYGDLVEVGETGQSWVFKEYASFVAMIGFFLLFIPLIVLLSRLPFFKKVHTAKALPLAEPKTDGSKLTRYLLLVFGSLYPALFFTSLYGGDVTGMRLLRQVSMIFIALSAIVLIYSFARNASKNAKTGSLLLLVLSVIQYMLLRSQDKFLETTPFFGAPTVNPIVYWALNVAVVLLMVTVCYHYVSKKSEGATLANYGVKASVTAIVAAFVTAAVAAAVGFGILFAVDALFGVDFRLWTVAVKTFEWHHVVALLKYAPLFFVYYFVVGISVNVNTSGERYDGAGGYVISILHFVGGLVLYLIYQYGLLFVTGTAGYPGESLSSIIVIGLVPMLAIAAVFNRYLFRVTGNVYVGAFLNTLVMTMITIANTALYTIF comes from the coding sequence ATGAACAGAGGTAAGAAACCGGTCATTTGGCTGATCGTCTCGGTGGTTTTGATATTGATAGGCAGTGTGGCGGCTTCCCGATTCAATAATTCGGGAGGAGATGTCGACGTTTCGCGTATTTATTTCGACACACCTCGCGGGGAACTGTCGGGTCTGCTGTACAAGCCGGACGGGGCGGATCAGACACCGCGGCCGACGCTTGTCGCGACGCACGGTTATTTGAATTCAGGGGAGATGCAGGATGCGCAGGCGATCGAGATGTCCAAACGGGGCTATGTCGTCTTGGCACTGGACCAGTATGACCATGGACATTCGACAGGCACGATGGAGAAGCCGGTGCCGTTCTTCTCGTTTTGGCCGCACGCCATCTATGACGCTGTCCAATATATGTACGATCAGGAGTATGTGCTGAAAGATGCGGATGGGAACGGGATCATTGCGGTTTCGGGCCATTCGATGGGCGGGTTCTCCTCGACGAATGCGGTGGTTTTGGACGAGGCGGACTTCGCTGAGTCGGGAGTCCGGAAGATTTACGCATCTCTCACAATGGGATCGGATTATCAATGGCTGAAAACGATGGGACTCACTGATGAGGACATCAATAAGGCATATGGTCCGCGGCCGTCCGGGAAAGTGGCTGGTCAGTACGATGAGTTCTTCTTCAATGCGGATGACGCAGTGCCGGGGCAATCGGTCGTGAAGAAGGATTATGTGGCGACAGCGGAAGGTAAGGGCTTCCTCGGCAATCCGGAGAAAGCCGAAGCGGGGGAAGTCTATGATGTCGACGGCGGCAAACGGGTGATCTACCAGCCGAACGAGACACATCCGTGGAACCATTTCTCGAAGGAATCGACAGGGGATGCGATCGGTTTCTACGATATGGCATTTGCCGAGTACGGGGATCTTGTGGAAGTCGGGGAGACCGGGCAGTCGTGGGTGTTCAAGGAATACGCGTCGTTTGTCGCGATGATCGGATTCTTCCTGCTGTTCATCCCGCTCATCGTGCTGCTGTCGCGACTGCCGTTCTTCAAGAAGGTTCACACGGCGAAGGCACTGCCGCTCGCTGAACCGAAGACGGATGGTTCGAAATTGACGAGATACTTGCTTCTCGTCTTCGGAAGTCTGTATCCTGCTTTGTTCTTCACTTCGCTGTATGGCGGTGACGTGACGGGGATGCGTCTGTTGCGGCAAGTGAGCATGATTTTCATAGCTCTGTCGGCGATTGTGCTCATCTATTCATTCGCAAGGAACGCCAGCAAAAATGCTAAAACCGGCTCCCTTCTTCTTTTGGTGCTGAGCGTCATCCAATATATGCTGTTGAGAAGTCAGGATAAGTTCCTTGAAACGACTCCGTTCTTCGGAGCGCCTACCGTCAATCCGATTGTCTACTGGGCGCTGAATGTTGCGGTCGTCCTGCTGATGGTGACGGTCTGCTATCATTACGTGTCCAAGAAGTCGGAAGGTGCGACACTTGCGAACTACGGTGTGAAGGCAAGCGTAACGGCGATAGTCGCTGCGTTTGTGACAGCTGCGGTCGCGGCTGCCGTCGGGTTCGGCATCCTGTTTGCAGTGGATGCGCTGTTCGGTGTGGACTTCCGTCTCTGGACCGTTGCCGTCAAGACGTTTGAATGGCATCATGTCGTCGCTCTGCTGAAATACGCACCGCTGTTCTTCGTGTACTATTTCGTCGTCGGCATATCGGTCAATGTGAACACTTCAGGTGAGCGGTACGATGGGGCGGGAGGGTATGTCATTTCAATCCTTCACTTTGTCGGCGGTTTGGTGCTGTACCTGATCTATCAGTACGGATTGCTGTTCGTGACGGGGACGGCAGGCTATCCAGGGGAATCGCTGTCTTCGATCATCGTGATCGGGCTTGTGCCGATGCTCGCGATTGCAGCGGTCTTCAACCGGTACTTGTTCCGCGTGACGGGCAATGTCTACGTCGGCGCGTTCCTGAACACGTTGGTCATGACGATGATCACAATCGCCAATACAGCGCTTTACACGATATTCTAA
- the glpK gene encoding glycerol kinase GlpK encodes MLSLDQGTTSSRAILFDTHGQVVETAQQEFEQFFPQPGWVEQDANEIWNSILTCIAEVLRKADVLPGQIAGIGITNQRETAVVWEKGSGHPVHRAIVWQSRQTEGICEQLREDGYSELFAEKTGLLIDPYFSGTKVKWILDHVEGAREKADAGELLFGTIDTWLVYKLTGGRTHITDYSNASRTLLFNIQELKWDDELLAILAVPASMLPDVRPSSEIYAYAEGYPFTGHRIPIASVIGDQQAALFGQACFERGMAKTTYGTGSFMLMNTGENCVRSNHGLLTTIAWSVGGTVTYALEGSNFVAGSAVQWLRDGLRMFEKASDSEGYARKVASSDGVYVVPAFVGLGTPYWDSDARGAVFGVTRGTTKEHFIRATLEALAYQTKDVLEVMTADSGIGLSSLRVDGGAVSNDFLMQFQSDMLDVPVDRPVVSEITALGAAFLAGLAIGYWANQQEIAEKWQGETTFRSTFSDGERDRLYAGWKKAVAATQAFK; translated from the coding sequence ATGTTATCGCTGGATCAGGGGACGACCAGTTCACGTGCCATCTTGTTTGACACGCATGGGCAGGTCGTCGAAACGGCACAGCAGGAATTTGAGCAATTCTTCCCCCAGCCGGGCTGGGTGGAACAGGATGCGAACGAAATCTGGAACTCGATCTTGACCTGCATCGCGGAAGTGCTGCGGAAAGCGGATGTACTTCCCGGGCAGATCGCAGGGATCGGAATCACCAACCAACGGGAGACGGCTGTCGTCTGGGAGAAGGGCAGCGGTCATCCTGTCCATCGGGCGATCGTCTGGCAGTCCCGGCAGACGGAGGGTATTTGCGAACAGCTGCGTGAAGACGGGTATAGTGAGCTGTTTGCCGAGAAGACCGGGCTGCTGATCGATCCATACTTCTCGGGCACGAAAGTGAAATGGATCCTTGACCATGTCGAAGGGGCGCGGGAGAAGGCGGATGCCGGGGAACTGCTGTTCGGGACGATCGATACGTGGCTCGTCTATAAGCTGACAGGCGGCCGGACGCATATTACGGATTACTCGAATGCGTCACGCACCCTGCTGTTCAATATCCAGGAATTGAAGTGGGACGACGAGCTGCTGGCGATCCTGGCGGTGCCTGCGAGCATGCTGCCTGACGTGAGGCCGTCGTCTGAAATCTACGCGTATGCGGAAGGTTATCCGTTCACAGGACACCGGATCCCGATTGCGAGTGTGATCGGTGATCAGCAGGCGGCTCTGTTCGGGCAGGCGTGTTTCGAGCGGGGGATGGCGAAGACGACATACGGGACCGGCAGCTTCATGCTCATGAATACGGGAGAGAACTGTGTGCGGTCGAACCACGGGCTGCTGACGACGATCGCCTGGTCGGTCGGCGGGACGGTGACGTATGCGCTGGAAGGCAGTAATTTCGTTGCCGGCTCGGCCGTCCAATGGCTGCGCGACGGGCTTCGGATGTTCGAGAAAGCTTCGGATAGTGAAGGGTATGCACGGAAAGTCGCTTCCTCGGACGGTGTGTACGTCGTCCCGGCATTCGTCGGGCTCGGCACGCCATATTGGGACAGCGATGCCCGCGGTGCCGTCTTCGGTGTGACGCGCGGGACGACGAAGGAGCATTTCATCCGCGCGACGCTTGAAGCACTGGCCTATCAGACGAAGGATGTGCTGGAAGTGATGACGGCAGACTCAGGGATCGGCTTGTCGTCGCTGCGCGTGGACGGTGGTGCGGTCTCGAATGATTTCCTCATGCAGTTCCAGAGCGATATGCTGGATGTCCCGGTCGATCGGCCGGTCGTCAGTGAAATCACGGCGCTCGGTGCCGCATTCTTAGCGGGGCTCGCTATCGGCTACTGGGCAAATCAGCAGGAGATCGCTGAGAAATGGCAAGGTGAGACGACGTTCCGCAGTACGTTTTCAGACGGCGAGCGGGACCGGTTGTATGCCGGATGGAAAAAAGCGGTGGCGGCCACCCAAGCATTCAAGTGA
- a CDS encoding ABC transporter substrate-binding protein, translated as MKKPTILLTLMTLLVLLLAACNSEKEASPKTTGEADEPAGKTEVVFWHAMSGKLEEVIDQLVADFNDQQDDIEVKAVFQGSYEESITKFNTVAGTEDAPTIMQVFEVGTKYMMDSGKIQPVQKFIDAENYDTGKWEKNITDYYNVDGVQYSMPFNSSTPVLIYNKDAFKDAGLDPEAPPATYEELKKAADALTSKEQYGFSILNYGWFIEELIAAQGGLFVNEENGRAGDATEAVFNGKEGQEVFGLISSMYKDGTFYNSGQNWDDIRAAFQSGKIAMYLDSSAGVRDVVEQSSFDVGTGYLPVPEASDWEGVVIGGASLWMANEIEESEQQAAWEFMKYLASPEVQATWHVNTGYFAINTDAYEQDIVKTEWEKYPQLKVTVDQLSDTKTSVATQGALISVFPETRQKVVSAMESLYQGTDPKEALDQAAKATDDALEMANRKK; from the coding sequence ATGAAAAAACCTACAATCCTTTTGACACTGATGACGTTGCTGGTGCTGCTATTGGCCGCCTGCAACTCGGAAAAAGAAGCGTCCCCAAAAACGACAGGTGAGGCAGACGAGCCGGCCGGGAAAACGGAAGTCGTGTTCTGGCATGCGATGAGCGGGAAGCTCGAGGAAGTCATCGATCAGCTCGTTGCGGATTTCAATGACCAGCAGGACGATATCGAGGTGAAAGCTGTGTTCCAGGGGTCCTATGAAGAATCCATCACGAAATTCAACACGGTAGCCGGAACAGAAGATGCCCCGACCATCATGCAGGTGTTTGAAGTGGGTACGAAGTACATGATGGATTCCGGAAAGATCCAGCCGGTCCAGAAATTCATCGATGCCGAGAACTATGACACGGGGAAATGGGAGAAGAACATCACGGATTATTACAACGTGGACGGAGTACAGTACTCGATGCCGTTCAACTCCTCCACACCGGTCCTGATCTATAACAAGGATGCGTTCAAAGACGCAGGTCTCGACCCTGAGGCCCCTCCGGCGACGTACGAGGAACTGAAAAAAGCGGCGGATGCCCTGACTTCCAAAGAGCAGTACGGCTTCTCCATCCTGAACTATGGGTGGTTCATCGAAGAATTGATTGCTGCGCAGGGCGGGCTGTTCGTCAATGAAGAGAACGGACGTGCAGGCGATGCCACGGAAGCGGTCTTCAACGGAAAAGAAGGGCAGGAAGTCTTTGGATTGATCAGCAGCATGTACAAAGACGGCACTTTCTACAATTCGGGTCAAAACTGGGATGATATCCGTGCGGCCTTCCAATCTGGCAAAATTGCGATGTACCTGGATTCCTCCGCAGGCGTCCGGGATGTTGTGGAACAGTCGTCATTCGATGTCGGAACGGGCTACTTGCCAGTCCCTGAAGCGAGCGATTGGGAAGGCGTCGTCATCGGCGGTGCATCGCTATGGATGGCGAACGAAATCGAGGAGTCCGAGCAGCAGGCGGCATGGGAATTCATGAAGTACCTGGCATCGCCGGAAGTCCAGGCGACGTGGCATGTGAATACCGGTTACTTCGCCATCAACACGGACGCCTATGAGCAGGACATCGTTAAAACCGAGTGGGAAAAGTACCCGCAGCTGAAAGTTACAGTCGATCAGCTCAGCGATACGAAGACATCCGTCGCGACACAAGGCGCACTTATATCCGTGTTCCCGGAAACACGTCAGAAAGTCGTCAGTGCCATGGAGAGTCTCTACCAGGGAACTGACCCGAAGGAGGCACTGGATCAGGCAGCTAAAGCAACGGACGACGCGCTTGAAATGGCCAACCGGAAAAAATAG
- a CDS encoding glycerophosphodiester phosphodiesterase: MPVPLIFGHRGASGAFPENTMIAFEEARNAGAAGIELDVQLTKDGQAVVIHDETLQRTTNGTGEVQDFTLAQLKKLDAGSWFATTYSQERIPSLEEVLQWMNRDGNNLRLNIELKNDIIPYDGLEEKVLALIAAYDAEERIILSSFNPDSLKRVRMLNPTIEIGYLIAGVPDLAVETAIRIGADAIHCQTEYALSRYAGKAGQAGLPLRIYTVNRPDVLMRLSEAGVDTVMTDEPGLLKGVPVHHTIRKLF, translated from the coding sequence ATGCCAGTACCTCTGATTTTCGGCCACCGCGGAGCCAGCGGCGCCTTCCCTGAGAATACAATGATTGCATTCGAAGAAGCCAGGAACGCCGGGGCAGCAGGCATCGAACTGGATGTCCAACTGACAAAAGACGGTCAAGCCGTCGTCATCCATGACGAAACGCTGCAGCGCACGACCAACGGAACTGGAGAGGTACAGGACTTCACGCTGGCGCAGCTCAAAAAACTGGATGCGGGGAGCTGGTTCGCCACTACCTATTCGCAAGAGAGGATTCCGTCTCTCGAAGAGGTGCTCCAGTGGATGAACAGAGACGGCAACAATCTGCGCCTCAATATCGAATTGAAGAATGATATCATCCCGTACGATGGTCTTGAGGAGAAAGTGCTGGCTCTGATTGCAGCGTATGATGCCGAGGAACGGATCATCCTGTCTTCGTTCAACCCCGACAGTCTGAAACGGGTACGGATGCTGAATCCTACAATCGAAATCGGCTACTTGATCGCGGGGGTGCCTGACCTGGCGGTGGAGACCGCCATCCGGATAGGTGCTGATGCCATCCACTGCCAGACGGAATATGCCCTGTCCCGGTATGCAGGGAAAGCCGGACAAGCAGGTCTTCCGCTGCGCATCTATACCGTCAACCGGCCGGATGTCCTGATGCGTCTGTCCGAAGCGGGTGTTGACACGGTGATGACGGATGAGCCGGGACTTCTTAAGGGGGTGCCTGTGCATCACACAATTCGGAAACTATTCTGA
- a CDS encoding carbohydrate ABC transporter permease, which produces MTWKKKSLLYALLLVASFVMFFPILYAFSISFMQGGEVLKGQIVPSGFSFTNYEAAMQKVPLLRYLFNSFIVSTLIMVGQVVFSCLAAFAFTFIPFKGRNTIFLIFISTMMIPWEATMVPNFQTIRSLGWTDTYLGLSVPFFAMAFGTFLLRQQFKTIPLEMYEATQVAGVSRFQFLWKVVLPVSKTTLVTLAIYSFLTAWNMYLWPLLVTNDEQMRTVQIGLKQMQSQEVSTEWGVVMAGAVLVILPTLVLLFLGQKRLQEGLTRGAIK; this is translated from the coding sequence ATGACATGGAAAAAGAAATCCCTATTATATGCTCTGTTGTTGGTGGCGTCGTTCGTGATGTTCTTTCCGATCCTGTACGCATTCTCGATCAGCTTCATGCAAGGCGGTGAAGTGCTGAAGGGGCAGATTGTGCCGAGCGGATTTTCGTTCACCAATTATGAGGCTGCCATGCAGAAAGTGCCGCTGCTGCGGTATCTGTTCAACAGTTTCATTGTCTCCACACTGATCATGGTGGGGCAGGTCGTCTTTAGCTGTCTCGCTGCATTTGCCTTCACGTTCATCCCGTTCAAAGGGAGGAATACGATATTTCTGATCTTCATCTCCACGATGATGATCCCGTGGGAAGCGACCATGGTCCCGAACTTCCAGACAATCCGCTCGCTCGGCTGGACCGATACATACCTGGGACTGTCTGTGCCTTTCTTCGCCATGGCGTTCGGGACGTTCCTGCTGCGTCAGCAATTCAAGACGATCCCGCTTGAAATGTACGAAGCGACCCAGGTGGCAGGCGTCAGCCGATTCCAATTTCTCTGGAAAGTCGTACTGCCTGTTTCGAAGACTACATTAGTCACACTGGCGATCTACAGTTTCCTGACTGCGTGGAACATGTACTTATGGCCGCTGCTGGTGACGAATGATGAACAGATGCGCACCGTGCAGATCGGCCTGAAACAGATGCAGTCGCAGGAAGTTTCCACTGAATGGGGTGTGGTGATGGCGGGCGCGGTTCTCGTCATCCTTCCGACACTGGTTCTCTTGTTCCTGGGCCAGAAACGACTGCAGGAGGGCCTTACACGAGGCGCAATTAAATAA
- a CDS encoding competence protein ComK → MKYDAKLILTTQLEILIPHYNDVGGLVTMTMEADRETELTLPPSRLVDLNLRLAGSSLQGARDSAALILGTRSKVPVMISRKHGMSLMPITWPDYSERGWVNKLQVQYYLPKQTGLTTVHMKSGNVYEVPCSYNVFDNSMSKARRLHSELTGRDQQIFREPAILTQALHVQKGKSTTYAATDKPSHVAERKMEWT, encoded by the coding sequence ATGAAGTACGATGCAAAACTGATATTGACAACACAATTGGAAATTCTCATCCCGCATTACAATGATGTCGGAGGATTGGTGACGATGACTATGGAGGCCGACCGGGAAACGGAACTCACCCTGCCGCCGAGCAGGCTGGTCGATCTGAACTTGCGACTTGCCGGATCCAGTCTGCAGGGGGCCCGAGACAGTGCGGCGCTGATCCTCGGAACGCGGAGCAAAGTGCCGGTCATGATCAGCCGGAAGCATGGCATGAGCTTGATGCCGATTACATGGCCGGATTATTCCGAACGCGGCTGGGTGAACAAGCTGCAAGTCCAATACTATCTCCCGAAACAGACAGGCCTGACGACCGTTCACATGAAAAGCGGGAATGTCTACGAAGTCCCATGCAGTTACAATGTGTTCGATAACAGCATGAGCAAAGCCCGGAGACTGCACAGCGAGCTGACCGGACGCGACCAGCAGATCTTTCGAGAGCCCGCCATCCTCACACAAGCCCTCCATGTGCAGAAAGGGAAAAGCACGACCTATGCCGCAACGGACAAACCATCCCATGTCGCTGAACGGAAGATGGAATGGACATGA
- a CDS encoding glycerol-3-phosphate responsive antiterminator — protein sequence MGKKIIPAIRNMKDFDAVLKTDHELIIFLETRLSQLESTVKHAKQLGKKVLIHADLVQGLKVDEYGLEYLIHNVKVDGIISTKANVIAFAKKHRILGIQRLFALDSHALSHNLNICKKIQPDYIEILPGVIPGIVKEIYDETGIPIIAGGLIRTQQDVDNALNNSAYAVTTSNRELW from the coding sequence ATGGGCAAAAAAATCATACCCGCCATCCGCAACATGAAAGATTTCGACGCTGTGCTGAAAACCGACCACGAACTGATTATCTTCCTGGAAACCCGGCTGTCCCAACTGGAAAGCACCGTCAAACACGCGAAGCAGCTTGGAAAAAAAGTGCTTATCCACGCAGACCTCGTACAAGGTCTGAAAGTGGACGAATATGGTCTTGAATACCTGATCCATAACGTCAAAGTGGACGGCATCATCTCTACAAAAGCGAACGTGATCGCATTCGCCAAGAAGCACCGCATCCTCGGCATCCAGCGTCTGTTCGCACTCGACAGCCACGCGCTCAGCCATAACCTCAACATCTGCAAAAAGATCCAACCCGACTACATCGAAATCCTGCCCGGCGTCATCCCGGGCATCGTCAAAGAAATCTACGACGAAACAGGTATCCCGATCATCGCAGGCGGCCTCATCCGCACCCAGCAGGACGTCGACAACGCCCTCAACAATTCCGCCTACGCCGTCACGACATCCAACCGGGAGTTGTGGTGA
- a CDS encoding ABC transporter ATP-binding protein, whose protein sequence is MKAIDTRNLNKAYHGDALVLEDVSFNVQQGEFFAIVGPSGCGKSTLLRIIAGLERLSGGTLFMNGEDSGDRRPDERQISMVFQNYALFPHLSVAENIIFGLHVKKIPKQQQRQRCLEAARLLGLEELLDRKPRELSGGQRQRVALGRAIASEAPICLMDEPLSNLDAKLRTKMRAEVRQIQRRLGMTMIYVTHDQVEAMTMADRIMVLNEGSVQQIGRPLDVYNHPQNLFVATFIGSPPMNVTETVRNGRQLQLTDGWEVAAPLVKEDVVAGVRPEHLTYAAQRTPSFTAAVEHIEVLGTETLLMFRMNGQLWIAKWPGQWDFQEGEEIPLAVDEAHIHLFSAATGQRIDHHLLPAGRSMEAAL, encoded by the coding sequence ATGAAGGCGATCGACACCAGAAATCTGAACAAAGCTTATCACGGAGATGCCCTGGTGCTTGAAGACGTAAGCTTCAACGTACAGCAGGGGGAGTTTTTCGCGATTGTCGGCCCGTCCGGCTGCGGGAAAAGCACGCTTCTGCGGATCATTGCGGGGCTCGAGCGGCTATCGGGCGGCACCCTGTTCATGAACGGCGAAGACTCGGGCGACAGACGGCCGGATGAGCGGCAGATCTCGATGGTCTTTCAAAACTATGCCCTGTTCCCTCATCTGAGTGTCGCGGAGAATATCATCTTCGGCCTGCATGTCAAGAAGATCCCGAAACAGCAGCAGCGGCAGCGCTGTCTGGAAGCGGCCCGCTTATTGGGGCTGGAGGAACTGCTCGACCGCAAACCGCGTGAGCTGTCGGGCGGTCAGCGCCAGCGTGTGGCACTGGGACGTGCGATTGCCTCGGAAGCGCCGATCTGCCTGATGGATGAACCGCTGTCGAACCTGGATGCGAAACTGCGCACAAAGATGCGTGCCGAAGTCCGGCAGATCCAGCGCCGACTCGGGATGACGATGATCTATGTGACACATGACCAGGTGGAAGCGATGACCATGGCGGATCGGATCATGGTGCTGAACGAAGGGAGCGTACAGCAGATCGGCCGGCCCCTGGATGTCTATAATCATCCCCAGAACCTATTTGTCGCCACGTTCATCGGCTCCCCGCCCATGAACGTCACGGAAACCGTGCGGAATGGCCGGCAATTGCAGCTGACAGACGGATGGGAAGTCGCCGCACCCCTTGTCAAAGAAGATGTCGTGGCAGGTGTCCGTCCTGAGCATCTTACATATGCCGCACAAAGGACGCCATCGTTCACCGCGGCGGTCGAGCATATCGAAGTCCTCGGGACAGAGACGCTGCTGATGTTCCGTATGAACGGACAGCTGTGGATCGCGAAATGGCCGGGGCAATGGGACTTCCAGGAAGGGGAGGAGATCCCGCTGGCAGTGGATGAGGCGCATATCCATCTCTTCAGTGCGGCCACGGGACAGCGCATCGATCATCATCTGCTGCCTGCCGGGCGGTCGATGGAGGCTGCCTTATGA